The genome window TCCGTTGCCGGCGACGGCCAGCGACGCCTGACGGTCAGCCGTGACTCTTACGATGCCGCGCTTGCCGGCCAGCGAGGCGGCCACGTAGATGTTGCCGTCAATATCGAAGGCCAGTCCCTGCGGACGGCCCAGTCCGCGATAAAAGACGTTTACGGTCCCGTGATCGTCAATGCGGTAAACGGAATCATAACTGGATGTGGTGGGACCGGTGACGAAGAGAGAACCATCGGGGTGGAAGGCGAGATGATACGCCGAGATGCTGGGCTCGAGCGTGGCAAAGACAAAAATCTGCCGGTCGCGGGAAATTTTGAAGATGGTTCCGCTGCGGTCGCCTACGTAAAGATTTTCGTTGCGGTCGAAGGCGATGCCGGTGGCGATTCCCATGCCCTCTGCGTAAGAGGACATGGTCCCATTCGGCGCAACCCGGTAGACCGTGCCATCATGCCGTGAAGAGACGTACATCTGGCCGGAGCGATCGAAGGCGATGCTGGTGGCGTTCATCATCTCGCTGAGGAACGGGCGCACGGTGTAGTTGGTATCAATCTTGAAAATGGAGACCGGAACCTTCTGGCCGCGGCTTCCCGAGAAGGTCACAAAGATATTGCCTTCGTGGTCGAGAGCAGGATTGGTCACCGGATGCAGATTTTCCGCCACCGGGACTGCAATGCGAATCTCATGAGGATTGCTGCTGGAGCCATCCGCGATGACTACTACATTTCCCGAAGCCGCACCCTCGGGCACACGCGCCACCATAAAATCATCGGAGCTGATGAGCACCGCGCCCTCGGCCCCGCCGAATTGCACTGCCGGCCGCTTCATGGCGGGAGGCCTCAGCCCCGCGCCCAGGATGCGTACCTCGCCTCCGGGCAACGCCGCTGGCGGCACAACCGCTTCTATACGCGGTTTGCCGTTCACGTTTTTCTTCCCGATAAGATCAGAGATACCCATGGCGACTTTTAATGCAAAATCCGAAAGTGAATCAGCACCTGCAATACGATGTTCGCATAAATTCCTGCGCCCACATCGTCGATCATGATGCCGGTACCCTCCGGCAATTTTTCCAGTTGACGCACTGGCGGTGGCTTCAGAATATCGAATCCACGAAAGAGTATAAAACTCGCCAAAACATATTGCCAACGCAGCGGCACCAGGATCATGGAGATCAGTTGACCGGCGACTTCATCAATCACCACGTGACCGGGGTCTTTGATGCCGCTTTCCCGGGCCACAATGGAAGAAACCGGTATCCCAACCATGATCACTACGCAGGCCGCAACCGTGGTGTAGAGCCATTGCAATCCACCTGGGATAAAAAAATACCCCACTGCCCACCAGAGCGCTGCTGTGCACAGGGAAGCCCACGTGCCAGAACCGGGCTGAAGGAATCCGATGCCAAAAAAAGTTCCCAGCAGCCACGCGAAAGTTGTGCGCGGCTCCTGTTCCTGCTCTTCAACCTCTGACTCACTGGATCTTGCGTTCATTCGGATTGTGCGGTAGCTCCTCGTCTTCCAGCGCCTGCCGTTTTCTTTCTGCTGCTGTCTCGGCGTTGATCAGCTCTTCCGGGTCGTTAACCGGTGTGGAAATTACATATGCACCACTGGCCCATTTGCCTAAATCAATGGTCCGGCAGCGTTCACTGCAAAAAGGGAACTCTGGTTCGGAATACAGAACAATCTTTTTGCAAATCGGGCAGCGCAGGCTGCGAGTTTTCTTCGCCATAGTAAAGAAGTTCTCAGTTCTCAGCTCAGGCACTTGCCGTTCTATCAGTTCCGAGTTCGCTGAAAACCAGAAACTCGAAACTAATGTTTACGCTTCGCCCACCTTCTGGAAAAAGCGAATAATGGATTCGATGCCGCGATAGAAATTCGGGATGTGGAATTTCTCGTTGGGAGCGTGCAGGTTGTCATCCGGCAAGCCGAAGCCCATCATCACACTGGGAATTTTCAGGTGCTTCTCAAAATCTGCCACGATGGGGATCGAGCCACCAGACCGAATAAAGACCGTATCTTTATTGAATACCTCTTTCATGGCCTGAGTTGAAGCCCGCACAAACCTATTATCGGTCTTAATGACAATGGGATCGGCAATGCTGAATTGCTTGATGTTGACGGAAATTCCCTTGGGAACATTCTTTTGCACGAAGTCGCTGTAGAGCTTGAAGATTTCAGCGGGATGCTGGTCGGGAACCAGGCGCATGGAAATTTTAGCGGAGGCGCGTGCCGGGATCACGGTCTTGGCCCCTGCACCAATGAATCCGCCCGGCATGCCATGGACTTCGAGCGTGGGACGTGCCCAAACGCGCTCCAGCACGGAGAATTCCGATTCACCGGTCAGTTCTTTGGAGCCGACTTCCGTCTTGCGGAAGTGCTCCACGTCGAAGGGGAGCGAGCCCCACGCCTTCAGCTCATCTGCGCTGGGCTTTCCTACGCGATCATAAAAACCAGGGATCAGAATCTTCCCCTTCTCGTCTTTCAATTTCACAATCAATCTTGCCAGCGCATCGAATGGATTCGGGGCTGCTCCACCGTACATGCCGGAATGCAGGTCGGTCATTGCTCCAGTGGCTTCGAGTTCGGTATACACCATGCCGCGCAGGCCGACGCACAGTGTAGGCAGATCGGGGGCAAACATCTCGGTGTCTGAGACCAGCGCAACGTCCGCTTTCAGCCTGTCGCTACTCTCACGCACAAACTTGGCAATGGATTCTCCGCCGACCTCTTCTTCGCCTTCAATCAGCAGGCGTACATTGATCGGAAGCTTGCCGCCGCCGGTTTTCATCAGCGACTCCAGCGCCTTGACGTGCATGTACATCTGGCCTTTGTCATCCACGGCGCCGCGAGCGTAGAGGTTCTGGTTGCGCTCGGTGGGCTCAAAAGGCGGCGTGTGCCATTCATTCAGCGGATCAGGCGGCTGCACGTCGTAGTGCCCATAGCAGAGCACGGTAGGCTTGCCCGCGGCTTTGAGCCAGTCAGCGTAAACCAAGGGATGGCCTGCGGTGGGAATCACTTCCACATGTTCCATTCCAATATTGCGCAGATGTGTGGCAATGAGTTCGGCTGTGCGGAGAATATCTCCTTTATGCTCCGGCAGCGTGCTGATGCTGGGGATGCGTAACAGCTCCTTCAGTTCACTCAAAAAACGTTGCTGATTATCGCGGGCGTAGGTAACAGCAGTGGGAGAATTCAAGTTGGCACTCCTAATTAATAAAAGTATAGCGTGACCAAACTCACTTTTGAAATCGCGCCAGCGCGAAGCTGGAAATATCCAGCTCCGGTTGCGATCCACGCACAAGCTCACCCATGAGTTGCGCGGTGATCGGCGCCAGCAGAATTCCATTGCGGAAGTGTCCGGTGGCCACGAAGTAACCGGGGGTTTCAGTGGCGCTCAAAATAGGGAGATCATCGGGCGTCGAAGGTCTCAGCCCGGCCCAAGCCTCCAGCATCCTGGCTTCGCCGAGTTGTGGCACAAACTTCGTTGCCTCCTGACGCAGCAGCCGGATGTCCGCCGGGTCAACCCGTTTGTCGAAGCCGGCCTCTTCTACCGTGGCCCCAATCAGGATGCGTCCATCACTGCGCGGCACCAGATAAACTTCTGGCGTGCGCACCACGCGCTGCAACGTTGCCTGTGGTGCAACAACACTCAGCATCTGTCCTTTGACCGGATGCACGGGAACATTGCATGAATCTGTCCCCTGAACTTTGATCTCTCCTGCCCATGCACCGCAGCAATTTACAACCCATGCTGCGGGGTAATGGCTGTGTGTTGTGTGAACAGACAATCCGCTGCTTTCACGCGTAATCTGCGTAACCGGGGAGCCGGAGACAACATCCACGTTGTGATGTCTGGCGGCCTGGAACGATGCTGCCGCCAGCGCACGAGGATCAACACTGCGTTCCTCCAACCGGAACGCCCGGTCGCTCGCGGAAATATGCGGCTCCAACTTACCGAGCTCCTCTGCTGCCAGAGGCATAGCTCCTTCGGGCAGTTGGCTATGTTCGTGGTCGGAAAAGAAGACAATCGCCCCCTGGTCGCGCAGATCCACCTTGTGGCCGGATTCGTCCTCGACCTCGGCAACAAATTCCGGATACATACGCGCACTAATCTCAGCCAGACTTTGCAGGCTCGGTGGCAGGTCGCCTCCCCAGGGCGCCAGCATGCCGGCAGCGGCATATGAAGCTTCGCGGCCGGGTTCGCTGCGCTCGATGATCAGCACGCTTGCGCCGTGGCGGCGCAGTTCACGCGCGAGCGACAGCCCAATAATGCCTCCGCCCAGAATGATTGCGTCCCAGGATTTCATCTCTGTCATTTTAAGTTTCTTGAAGCCCGTAAGCATTGGAAATAACAAAGAGTAATGGAAAAATACAAGAGCGAAACGGAAGGACAGTCATAGTGAGGCTTTTGCCAAGTGGTTATTCATTAACATTATTTCGTAATTGTTCGGCCCAATGTCTTAATGTATCCATAGTGGTCGCATTCAATAGTTTGCGAACTGACAGCTCTCGTATAGAAAATCGTTGAGGATTATATGCGCTAATAAGCGACTTCCAGCGTTGCATTGGCTTTGTATCGCCACTCAATTTGTCTAAGACTGTTCGGTCTCGTCGCAGACATTCATTGAAGTAGTATTCCCATTGCTCCGATCGTAATGAATCGAGTAATTTCCTAGCTGAAGGCGCTGCAGCGAATGAAACCCCCCAAGAATTACCAAGCCAGACGGCTAGGGTTGCCTCCATACACTTAGCGAATGCTGGTCGCGGTATAGCAGTTCCTAAACTAGCTAATATAGCCATCGGTTCCTGCTCATTGTGAAAATTGTTAAAACCAAAATGTGCTGCGAGCACTCGAGCGGCAGCTTCCGAGAAAGTGTTTGAGCGCAGCGATTCAGGAACGTAATCAAACCCATGTACTTTTAGAAGTGATTTCTTCAGACCGGCAGATGCGGCCCTGTCCCCCTCAGAATTTACTTCTGCATAAGCTTGTCCAATTTGCCATCTTTCAGGTTCGCGAAGCTTCGGCCAAATTAACGGAAGGAGAACAGAGACGTTTCCTATCGCATGTTCCTGTACTGCACCTTTACCAGTTTTCACCAAAGAGAGTAATACGCTAAGGGTCGTTCGTATAAAGAAATAAGGTGCGCCTGTGATCGCTAGCGTACCGCCGTCGTCTGGTTTAAGTGTTCGTTTACCTAAAGCTTTTCGAAAATCAGCAAATTTGATCGCGGTTTCAAAGTTAGGCTTGCCTAAGATGCTAGCGATGCATGTTTTCAAGAGTATTAAAGCCTCTTCGCGGGCCATCATCTCTTGTTCTGCTGCTTCTTGTTCCAATTCTGTAAAATGGGTTACTAACTCTAAGACATGTTTTAATCTCAGTCCCTGCGTACTTGTTATGAGGCAGAGATCTTCAGCTAGTGAAATCGCTTCATGGTCTGCAATCGAAGTTGCTGGATCAGAATCCTCATCCAAATCAGGACGACCAAGCATTTCGCCAACGAAATCCATTCCAAGAGTCGCAATTTGTTTTTTTAGTACGGCGGAAGCCTTTGTCCAAACAAATGTTGCGACCATTTCATAGCTTTCAGCTTGAAATGCCGTAACAATAGACTTCATATCTCGGCTGGATAGTTGTGGTTTGGCGAATTCTACAATCTCTTCTGGTTGTGAACCAGACGGAATTATGATTAAGTCTGATGGCGACCATACCTGAATGCTTTTTTCATTCGGGGTCATTGGCTCACCTCGCATTTTGTGTCTCCATCGTGGGAGCGAAAAAATACGGCTGCAAAGCCCGCCTTAAGTCTCAACTTCATTAGTTCATATGTTCTACGCCTGCCACCACCTTCGTCTGACAAGCTATTCCGTTCCTTTTCTTGTGGTTGTAAGAAGACATGGAAGGCCACAACAGCCCCTTTGCTATTGAAAACGACTACTCCGTCACTATTGATCATTCCCGTCAAGAGTATCTCGGCAGCATGGAGGTTGGCGACCGCTTCGGCAGTATTTGTGCTCATCGCCTCAGTATAGAGATTGTGAAGCTTAAGTGGAGGCTCTGGCCAAACACCGTCTTGTAAAGAACCAAGATTCTCTTTGTCCAGTGAACAGGGGATGACTGCGAGTAATGTGCCATGACAGCGCTGAAGGATTTCAGTCAAAAGACGGTGAAAATACTGCTTGAAACGTTCAGCGTTCTCTAAAGAGGCCGTCGCCGCTTCCACAAAACTACTGACATGTTTCTCGAGTGTAGATCCTTTCGCGGGAGTGGTCGTGAGAGAAACTGTGAAAAATTCACCGTTGGTGTTGCGCAACTCAACTGTGAGATGGCCACGATTGCGAACTAGTATGACTGGTAAGTCTTTTCCCAGATCACACATAGATTCCACCGCGACAGTTGCTAGGGAGTGACGGATCGAGCGAAATACGCCATATCGTAGTTGCCCATTTTCTTTAACAACAAAAATTGCCCATCCATCCTTGGCCAAAGGTGCACAGTTTTTTAAGATAGTAACAACGGCCTCGGCATCTAAGTCTTCTTTACCTAAAGTCATTTGGTCACTGCTTGGCGCTAAGGCTTTCAATCCATCCGGGGAGGTAAACACGAAAACCTCAGGGAAAAGGGGCGTGTCTTCCTCACGATAGGATGCTAAGAAACTAACAAATTCACGGATCATCGCTTCAAGGTGGACGCACGTAAAACCACTCCCCCGAACAAAATCCTGCAGAGCTCCTTGTAGAGATTCGCGAATTGAATATGCATCGGCCAAAATAAGCCTTTCAAACTAGAGCTGTCACCTTTTTTCTTCACGCGAGCCGCTGGAAGAAATACATTTTGCTGTCTGTGCCTGTCGCCATGTACATGCCGTTTTGCTGACCCTGGATGGCCATGCCGAGATCAAACGGCATGAAGCCGTTCACCAGCCCTTGGAAGCGCAGAAAATTATTTGCCGGGATAAAGCCCCATTGTCCGGCTGACTGCGCGCCGTATCCGTAAACGCCGCCCTGCAAGGTGCTGGCGAAGCTGCCGTTAGGATAGATTTCCACCAACGCCACGCTTCCATCATTGGCCCTGACCTGCCATCGGCCTACGGGCTGAAAAACAGCGAGTGCGCCCGGCGCCTGCCCCACCATTGCTTGCGGCGCAGTTTGTTGCAGAACGAAGTCGCACTGCTGTACCCAATCCACACGTCCAAGCTGTTCGAACATGGCACGGGCAGCCTGGATCGAGGGCGGGTGAGGGCTTCCAGGCAGCACGCCTTGAAGAAATTTGGCTTGGGCAAGCCGAAACTTCTCCGTTTCGTCTTTAGGAGGATTGAGCAAGCTCTGAATTCGAAACAATAACCGCTGCGCTTCTTGTGTGTCGTCCGGTCGGGTCGTAGTCAGAATCTGTACCATGTGCAGCATGACTTCGGTATTGCCCGCATCAAGCTTGTGCGCCTCGTCCAGCAGGGAATACGCCTCTTTGAATTTGGCGCTAAAGGCCCGCTCATCATATGCCGCAGGAGGGGGCGGCTGCCCCATCTGCTGGGCTTTGGCGATAGCGATGGCGCTATCGAGCATGAGCTGTTCGGCGTCGGTCTTCAGCAGGACAGCTTTTTTCAGCAGCAGCTCCGCGCGCGAGGTCTGCACTCCGCCCACGTTGATGGCTTGTGTCCCTTCGGCTTCAGCAACCTTCAGCAGTTCGCTGATCACGTCGTGCACGGACTCGCGGTCTTTCTCCTGATGTGCTTTCTTTTCTGCGCCTTCTGCCGTAGCGGTTGTTCCGGTTGCTGTCGTCTGGCCGGGGCGGGTCGAGGAGGCTTGCACCTCTGTAGAAATGGCGGCAAGCCTGGCAAGAATTTCTGGCGACAAGTTTAACTGAACAACGTTCATGGTAACGTTGCCCGTCATCTTTTCCACCTGCAAGGCTGTGGCCCGGCCGGCTTCAGCGACCTCGCCCACCGACTGCATGATCTCGATGCGGGTCTCGCGGACCTCGACCAAGTGCCGGCCGCAGCCCACGCAGAAACGCGCAGACTGGGGATTCTTTTCGTAGCCGCAGTCGGAACACTTCATGTCAAGATTCTTACTTAGCCGATGCTGTCTATCTTCATCCCGGTGACTTGCTTGGCCATGTCAATTTCCTGGGTGACCCGTGCAGTACCGCTGGCCATGCGGCCGGCCTGAATACCGACCACGCCTTCTGCTTCTTTCATCCGCTGCACCACTTCGAGCACCGGTCCCATGCCTTTGATGTGTCGCTCCATCTCGGCCGCAAATTCGGGGTCTTGTGCCAGCTTTTCCGCAAGGATATCCTGCAGCACCGGCTGATAGCGCTGTGGCTTCTCCTCGAAGTGCGCCAGGGTATCGGCGGCCTCGCGATCTCCGGAAAGTTTGTGCTTAAGAGCGGCGAATAAACCCTTCGCTTTCTCGAATGCCGTCTCTCCCACCAGCTTGGCGAATTCGTCTGCGCCCTTCATGACATAAGGCGTAATGACCGAGAGAACACTTCCGGTCAGGGTAGCTATGGTAGCCGGATCCATAATGGCCTCCTTTGGTGTTACGAATTCTACTCCCAGGCTGCTGAAATGCCGCAGCCAAAACTCGTATACTCGTATAAAGGTATGTGATGAAATCAAGGGTCGCGTTTCATTCGGTTGAGGTTTATTCATCTTGTGACTTTCGACATGTTGACCGTACTGAAATGTTGACACCTGCGCGGTTTTGCTTAAGAATTGGTTCGCAAGCCCCCTAAAGAACCCCGCTAATGTGAAAGGTAGGTTTATGTTATTAGAAGATAGTGATAGTAAAGTTGTATCCAGAGAACCCGCCGAGGGCATGTCGATGGGAACAAAGATCATTTTGGGAGCGGCTGCAGTATTTGTAATTGTCTCTGCCGTTCTTTTCTATCTGTTGAACGACAAGATCAACTCCATTCAGGCGCAGCAAACAGCTTCTGAACAGCAGCAGCAGAAAAAGATCACTGAGTTGAGTGCTCAGCTTAAAGCCGATCGTGAGACCCTGGCTTCGCAGGTGGGCATGACGGAAAAAGAGTTGAACGCGCGTTCGGCTGAATTGCGCCGTTCACAGCAGGCTGCGGAAACCCGTTTGGCCGAAGAGGCGAACGCCGCGGTAACCGCTGTAAATACTGAAGTCACAGGCGTCAAGACTGACGTGACAAGCGTGAAGGGTGATGTGGCTTCGACCAAGAGCGATCTGGAGGCCACCAAGGCCAAGCTGGAGCGGGCCATTGGAGATTTAGGCTTGCAAAGCGGTCTGATCGCGCGCACGCGTGATGAGCTTGATACGCTCAAACACAGGGGAGACCGCAACTATTACGAATTCACCCTGAAAAAAGGGAAAGATCGTACGCCGGTTTCAACCATCAGCCTGCAGCTTCGCAAGACCGACGCCAAGAGAAACAAATACACGCTCGATGTTCTCGCCGACGACCGGACCATCGAAAAGAAAGACCGCAATATCTTTGAGCCGCTGCAGTTTTACACCGGGCGTGACCATATGTTGTATGAATTGGTAGTGAACGATATTCAAAAAGACCAGATCTCCGGTTATCTTTCCACTCCCAAGGGCGCTCCCCAGCCGGCTGTGCAATAAAGCATGTGGCCGGGAACCTGGCACGGTGTACTAGAAGTTGTCATCCGCACAGGGGTGATATATCTCTTTGTTCTGGTGGGCGTCCGTCTGAGCGGGAAACGCGAAGTAGGACAGATGACGCCCTTCGATCTGACGCTGCTCCTGTTGTTGAGCAACGCTGTGCAGAATGCCATGGTCGGGCCCGATAACTCTCTCCTGGGTGGGATCATTGCAGCCGCCACGCTGCTTACGTTGAATTTTCTTGTGGCTGAACTGTCAGGGGTCAACCGCCGTTTCCGAAAATTTGTGCAGGGATCACCGACTTTGCTGGTGCACAACGGCCAACTGATCCCTGCTCACATGGCGCGCGAGCGCGTTACCTTCGACGAATTGGAGCGCTCCATGCGCGAGCACGGGATAAGCTGCATCCAGGAGATTTCCCTGGCCGTGCTCGAAGTGGATGGTTCGATCAGCATTCTCAAGTACGACGATGTTCCCGCCAGCCACGTGTCCGCGCATCCGCGGCTCAGGTTCCTGCAAAAGCATCAGTAACAGGTTCATTGCTGCTGGATCTTGATCGGGGCCGAGTGGTCATAAAGGGTAATTAAAACCTTTAAAGATTTGCGCTTGTTGAAATCCTCCTGGTTCACGGGAAACTCGACGATCACCATGCCCTCCTGGGTTTCGCCCGGTCGAAGCTTGGTTTCCGGACGCAACGGCTCCATGTCGTTCTGCGCCAGCGCCGGGTAAGCCTGGAAGTAGCGGTAGTAGTCCACCGCTGAAGCTGCTTCATCCTGCAGAACTGATTGATCTTTCGCATCGGCAGCCGGCGTCATCTCCGCTTGAATGTTTCTGATGAACACATCATTTCTGCTTACATTTTTTACGGACACTTTAATCGCCACCAACACGCTGGCTTTTGTAGCTTGCTCGGCGCTGGTGACGTTGAGAATCTGGCCGGTTGCCAGTGGCCTGCCCCAGACCAGCGTGAAGATCCCCACAATGATGGCCACA of Terriglobales bacterium contains these proteins:
- the yacG gene encoding DNA gyrase inhibitor YacG, with protein sequence MAKKTRSLRCPICKKIVLYSEPEFPFCSERCRTIDLGKWASGAYVISTPVNDPEELINAETAAERKRQALEDEELPHNPNERKIQ
- a CDS encoding YetF domain-containing protein, giving the protein MWPGTWHGVLEVVIRTGVIYLFVLVGVRLSGKREVGQMTPFDLTLLLLLSNAVQNAMVGPDNSLLGGIIAAATLLTLNFLVAELSGVNRRFRKFVQGSPTLLVHNGQLIPAHMARERVTFDELERSMREHGISCIQEISLAVLEVDGSISILKYDDVPASHVSAHPRLRFLQKHQ
- a CDS encoding zinc ribbon domain-containing protein, giving the protein MKCSDCGYEKNPQSARFCVGCGRHLVEVRETRIEIMQSVGEVAEAGRATALQVEKMTGNVTMNVVQLNLSPEILARLAAISTEVQASSTRPGQTTATGTTATAEGAEKKAHQEKDRESVHDVISELLKVAEAEGTQAINVGGVQTSRAELLLKKAVLLKTDAEQLMLDSAIAIAKAQQMGQPPPPAAYDERAFSAKFKEAYSLLDEAHKLDAGNTEVMLHMVQILTTTRPDDTQEAQRLLFRIQSLLNPPKDETEKFRLAQAKFLQGVLPGSPHPPSIQAARAMFEQLGRVDWVQQCDFVLQQTAPQAMVGQAPGALAVFQPVGRWQVRANDGSVALVEIYPNGSFASTLQGGVYGYGAQSAGQWGFIPANNFLRFQGLVNGFMPFDLGMAIQGQQNGMYMATGTDSKMYFFQRLA
- a CDS encoding dipeptidase encodes the protein MNSPTAVTYARDNQQRFLSELKELLRIPSISTLPEHKGDILRTAELIATHLRNIGMEHVEVIPTAGHPLVYADWLKAAGKPTVLCYGHYDVQPPDPLNEWHTPPFEPTERNQNLYARGAVDDKGQMYMHVKALESLMKTGGGKLPINVRLLIEGEEEVGGESIAKFVRESSDRLKADVALVSDTEMFAPDLPTLCVGLRGMVYTELEATGAMTDLHSGMYGGAAPNPFDALARLIVKLKDEKGKILIPGFYDRVGKPSADELKAWGSLPFDVEHFRKTEVGSKELTGESEFSVLERVWARPTLEVHGMPGGFIGAGAKTVIPARASAKISMRLVPDQHPAEIFKLYSDFVQKNVPKGISVNIKQFSIADPIVIKTDNRFVRASTQAMKEVFNKDTVFIRSGGSIPIVADFEKHLKIPSVMMGFGLPDDNLHAPNEKFHIPNFYRGIESIIRFFQKVGEA
- the thiO gene encoding glycine oxidase ThiO, with amino-acid sequence MTEMKSWDAIILGGGIIGLSLARELRRHGASVLIIERSEPGREASYAAAGMLAPWGGDLPPSLQSLAEISARMYPEFVAEVEDESGHKVDLRDQGAIVFFSDHEHSQLPEGAMPLAAEELGKLEPHISASDRAFRLEERSVDPRALAAASFQAARHHNVDVVSGSPVTQITRESSGLSVHTTHSHYPAAWVVNCCGAWAGEIKVQGTDSCNVPVHPVKGQMLSVVAPQATLQRVVRTPEVYLVPRSDGRILIGATVEEAGFDKRVDPADIRLLRQEATKFVPQLGEARMLEAWAGLRPSTPDDLPILSATETPGYFVATGHFRNGILLAPITAQLMGELVRGSQPELDISSFALARFQK
- a CDS encoding phosphatidylglycerophosphatase A is translated as MNARSSESEVEEQEQEPRTTFAWLLGTFFGIGFLQPGSGTWASLCTAALWWAVGYFFIPGGLQWLYTTVAACVVIMVGIPVSSIVARESGIKDPGHVVIDEVAGQLISMILVPLRWQYVLASFILFRGFDILKPPPVRQLEKLPEGTGIMIDDVGAGIYANIVLQVLIHFRILH